The DNA region TTTTCCACGAACATCATTACAAGATTGGCACAAATAACTTTCATCCCTCCTTTTCACCTCTAATTACCGTTGATAACTTTTTAATATTAACTCGCTAAAAATCAATTTGACCAGCGACATATTTCTTAATTTCGCTTTTGCTAAATATTGATTATTCTGGCTATTTATAATTAAAAAAAATCCTGCTTCTCTAGGAATAAGCTTATGAAACAATACCACGACTTAGTAAAGCATGTTTTAGAAAACGGCAACGAAAAAGGCGACCGCACCGGTACTGGCACCAAAAGTGTTTTTGGCTACCAAATGCGATTCGATTTAAGTGAGGGGTTCCCTATGGTAACCACCAAAAAACTGCACTTAAAATCGATTATTCACGAATTATTATGGTTTTTAAAAGGCGATACCAACATAAAATACCTCACGGAGAACGGCGTTAGAATTTGGAACGAATGGGCCGACAAAAATGGCGATTTGGGTCCTGTTTACGGTCACCAGTGGCGCAATTGGAACAATGACGAAATCGACCAGGTTAAGGAGGTAATAGACACCCTAAAAAACAACCCCAACAGTCGCAGGATGCTGGTCTCTGCCTGGAACCCTTCGGTGCTGCCCGATACTTCAAAAAGCTTTAGCGAGAACGTGGCTAATGGAAAAGCAGCACTTCCACCCTGCCACGCGTTTTTTCAGTTTTATGTGGCCAACGGAAAATTATCATGCCAATTGTACCAACGTAGTGCCGACATCTTTTTGGGTGTACCGTTCAACATTGCGTCGTATGCATTGTTCACTATGATGATGGCCCAAGTTTGTGGTTACGAAGCTGGTGAATTTATCCACACATTTGGAGATGCCCATATTTACAGTAACCATTTCGAGCAATTGGAACTGCAACTTTCCAGAGAGCCTAGACCGTTGCCAAAAATGATTTTAAATCCCGAAGTAAAAGATATTTTCGACTTTACTTTCGATGACTTTACCTTAGAGGGATACAACCCACACCCTCATATAAAAGGAGCTGTGGCGGTTTAAATTATCGATTTTTATAAAACAAAAAATGCTCCCAAATTGGAAGCATTTTTTTCGTTTTATATGTTTTGGAAAATTACAGGTTTATAACACTGTTTTCTGCTCCGGCGAAATCGTTCCATGCATAAGCATCGGCTTCAGTATCGTTTACGTAAACACCGTCAACAAGATATTTAAACTCGTAAGAGTTTCCTGTTTCTAAA from Tamlana crocina includes:
- a CDS encoding thymidylate synthase, with the protein product MKQYHDLVKHVLENGNEKGDRTGTGTKSVFGYQMRFDLSEGFPMVTTKKLHLKSIIHELLWFLKGDTNIKYLTENGVRIWNEWADKNGDLGPVYGHQWRNWNNDEIDQVKEVIDTLKNNPNSRRMLVSAWNPSVLPDTSKSFSENVANGKAALPPCHAFFQFYVANGKLSCQLYQRSADIFLGVPFNIASYALFTMMMAQVCGYEAGEFIHTFGDAHIYSNHFEQLELQLSREPRPLPKMILNPEVKDIFDFTFDDFTLEGYNPHPHIKGAVAV